One genomic segment of Gossypium arboreum isolate Shixiya-1 chromosome 3, ASM2569848v2, whole genome shotgun sequence includes these proteins:
- the LOC128290605 gene encoding uncharacterized protein LOC128290605, protein MAPYEALYGRKCCTLLCWTELGEHRVLGPELVFETEDKVRLIRDCLKAAFDRQKSIADLKKHEIEYSSNPSYVVSVEEIEVRPDLTFEEDSAQILNRDVKVLMRKFIPLVKVLWQNLGSKKAIWEPEDSMRWQYPHLFRSGNP, encoded by the exons atggcaccttacgaggctttatatggtcgtaagtgttgcACTCttctatgttggactgagttaggcGAGCAtcgagttttgggtcctgagttggtttttgAGACCGAGGATAAGGTTAGGCTAATTCGGGACTGTCTGAAGGCAGCTTTTGATAGACAAAAATCTATTGCAGATCTGAAGAAGCATgagattgagtactct TCGAATCCATCTTATGTTGTCTCTGTTGAGGAAATCGAGGTTAGGCCGGACTTGACTTTTGAAGAGGATTCGGCTCAGATTCTAAatcgagacgttaaggttctgaTGAGGAAGTTCATTCCTTTAGTGAAGGTTCTGTGGCAGAATCTTGGTTCTAAGAAGGCCATATGGGAACCTGAGGATTCAATGCGCTGGCAGTATCCTCATCTTTtcagatcag GTAATCCATAG